The genomic stretch TCCCCCGCCCCTGCCCTCCTGCGCTCTCCCGCTCTGCCCCGACCGCTCGCGGAGCTGCTCGACGGCCTCGGGCTCGAGGTCACCGTCCTCGACGTCCCCGCGCCCGAAGGGTCCCGGTGCGTGGCCGTCTGCCTGCACGCGCCCGACCGCACCCGGCAGTCGTTCGGCGCCCGGTGCGGGCCCGCCGGCGACATCGGCCCGCTGGTGGAAAGGGCCGCCTACGAGGCCCTGATGGTGCGCTGGAGCATGCACTCCCCCGTGGGCCGCGACACCTGGGCCCGGTGGCAGGGCCGCAGCGCGCCGGATTCGGCCGTCCGGCACGCGCTGTGGGCGTACCACCGGCAGGACAGCCTGCGGGCATGGACCGACGCGGGCACCGGCACGGCTGCCGTGCGGTGTGCCGGCCGGGCCGTTCCCCCGGTGGTCGCGCCGGCACGGAGCGGCCAGGAGGCGTTGTCCGCGCACACCGGCGCTCAGGTCATCGTCGTGGAGACGACCCCTGCGCCGATCCGTGAGCTCGGCACGAACGTCGTACGGGTCGTGGCCCCCTCGGCATCGCCCCTGCCGACGCGCCCGGACGACGAGCGCGGCCCGCCGGCCGCCCGTGGCCCGCACCCCTTCGGCTGATGCCACGCTCCGTCGATCGACCACGCCCGCGAACGAGGAGAACCGGACCATGCCCCCGCGCCATGACCTCCCCTCCGCGACAGCGGCCGCCGAACGCGGCACTGCACCGTACGGGAACGGCAGTCCCGACCCGGCGGTCACGGAAGCCGGATACACGGCCCGGTATGCGGCCGACTACGACCGGTGGTTCGCCAAACCGGGCGTCACCGGCGCGACGGTCGACACGCTCGCCGGGCTCGCCGGTCCGGGGCCGGTGCTCGAGCTCGGCATAGGCACCGGCAGGGTGGCTCTGCCCCTGGCCGAGCGCGGTCTCGAAGTCCACGGTGTCGACGCGTCCGAGGCCATGGTCCGGCGGCTGCACGCGAAGCCGGGCGGGTCCCGGGTGCCCGTCACGCTCGGCGACTTCGCCGAGGTACCGGTCTCCGGGACCTACTCCTTGGTCTACGCCGTCGGCGGCACGTTCTTCGAGCTCCCCGACCGGAAGGCCAAGGAACGCTGTCTCGCCTCGGTCGCCGACCACCTGGCCCCCGGTGGGACGTTCGTCGTCGATGCACACGTTCCCGAAGCGCTCGCCGTCGCCGCTGCCTCCGGCGTGCCGGAGACCATCGCGGACTGCGACGACCACCTCATCCTCTGCCGACGGCTGATCGACCCATCGGCCCAGACCTACCACTCCCACTACCTCGTCCACGAGGCAGACCGGACCCATCACTTCCGGGTGCGCTTCCACTACGTGTCCCCCGGCGAACTCGACTACATGGCCGAACGCGCCGGACTCATTCTGATGCGGCGTCACGGATCCTGGAGCGGGGCGCCGTACACCCGGCACAGCACCTACCACGTCTCCGTCTACACACCTCGCTGACGGCGCCTTCCCTTCCGTCTCCGGTCCACGGCGCCTCCGCCGTCAAGCACCGCACGTGGCCTGCCCCCTCTCCCGAGCCCCATGGCCGAACACCCTCCCGGAGTGAGTGATCGTGACAGGCACGAACCCGCCCAGCCCCGAGACGGCATTCCCCTTCCCGCACCGCGACGGACTCGGTCCCCTCCCGGAATTCGCCTTCCTGCGCCGGGAGCTGCCCTGCGCCCGTATCCGCCTTCCCAGCGGAGACCCCGCCTGGCTGGTGACCCGGTACGCGGACGTGCGTACCGTGCTGGCCGACCCCCGTTTCAGCCGGGAGCGCGCCACCCGCGGGAAGCAGAGCCCGCGGATGGCCCGCGTCACCACGCTGCCCGACTCGATCCTGGCCGCCGACCCCCCGATCCACACCCGACTCCGCAGGCTCGTCGCCCCGGCCTTCACCGTCCGCCGCGCGGAGGCCTTGCGGCAGGATGTGGCCCGGCTGGTGGAAAGCCTTCTCGACGGACTCGCCGCCGCCGAGCAGCCCGCCGACCTGGTGCCCCTCTTCACCCGGCCTCTGCCCCTGGCCGTCATCTGCGACCTGCTCGGCACCCCGCGCGACCACGGCGATCAACTGGACGCGTGGTGCGACGCGCTCCGCAATCTCACGGCGGTTCCCGACGCGGCGGTCTCCGAGGCCGTCGAGGAGATGACCGACTACCTCGCCGGGCTCATCGCCGCCAAGCGCCGCCACCCCGGAAACGACGTGCTGAGCGTCCTGATCTCCGCTCGCGACGACGCCGACCGGCTCACCCACGACGAGCTGATCTCCTTCAGCCTGGTGCTCCTCGCCGGCGGCTACGGCACCACGGCGGACCGCCTCGCCGGCATGCTCCACCTCCTGCTCGACGAACCCGCCCGCTACCAGCGCCTGCGCAATGCCCCGGACACCATTCCCAGGTCCGTCGAGGAACTCCTGCGCTACGCCCAGACCAACGTCCAGGCGAACCTGCGCGTCGTCACCGAGGACCTGGAGCTCGCCGGAGTCACCCTCCGCGCGGGCGACGCGGTCATGGCGATCAACTCCTCCGCCAATCACGACGAAACCGTCTTCGACGCCCCCGACCAGCTGCTCCTCGACCGCACCCGCAACCCCCACCTCGCCTTCGGACACGGCGTCCACCACTGCGTCGGGGCACAGCTCGCACGCGTCCAGCTCCAGGAAGCCCTGGCCGGGCTCTGCCGCCGCTTCCCGGCCCTGCGTGCCGCGGCCTCGCCGGTCTGGAAAACGGGCCTCAAGACCCGGGCACCCAGAACCCTGCCCGTGACCTGGTGAGGAGGTCCCGCCCCATGCGCACCCGCCCCTTCGGACCGACCGGAGCCGCCGTCGCGGTCATCGGGCAGGGCACCTGGCAGCTCGAGCGCGCCGATCAACGCACCGCCATCCGTACGCTCAACGCCGGTATCGACGCCGGAATGACCCACATCGACACCGCCGAGTCGTACGGGGGCGGCAGGGTGGAAGAAATCGTCGGCCGAGCCGTACGGCACCGCCGCCAGGACGTCTTCCTCGCCTCCAAGGTCCGCCCCGCCCACGCCGACGCACGCGGCACCGTGGCCGCCTGTGAACGCAGCCTCCGCCGCCTGGGCACCGACCACCTGGACC from Streptomyces roseochromogenus subsp. oscitans DS 12.976 encodes the following:
- a CDS encoding YcaO-like family protein, which produces MAARPWEPEVFAPYPDWPDVVFARVAAHSPQFDPVCAAGDRPVVIGSAAGHRKDRVVASARGELLERVGNILAGRAAEAGGAIVASHDELRRKGVPALDPAELARDERDGPPDAARGARRLWVLGHVVPGGTPMHVPAGAVFLHHRPPPGCDPRPGAGSTGVASHPDLRAAAEHAAWEVLERDLIRRSWYGLSPAPALLRSPALPRPLAELLDGLGLEVTVLDVPAPEGSRCVAVCLHAPDRTRQSFGARCGPAGDIGPLVERAAYEALMVRWSMHSPVGRDTWARWQGRSAPDSAVRHALWAYHRQDSLRAWTDAGTGTAAVRCAGRAVPPVVAPARSGQEALSAHTGAQVIVVETTPAPIRELGTNVVRVVAPSASPLPTRPDDERGPPAARGPHPFG
- a CDS encoding class I SAM-dependent methyltransferase; translated protein: MPPRHDLPSATAAAERGTAPYGNGSPDPAVTEAGYTARYAADYDRWFAKPGVTGATVDTLAGLAGPGPVLELGIGTGRVALPLAERGLEVHGVDASEAMVRRLHAKPGGSRVPVTLGDFAEVPVSGTYSLVYAVGGTFFELPDRKAKERCLASVADHLAPGGTFVVDAHVPEALAVAAASGVPETIADCDDHLILCRRLIDPSAQTYHSHYLVHEADRTHHFRVRFHYVSPGELDYMAERAGLILMRRHGSWSGAPYTRHSTYHVSVYTPR
- a CDS encoding cytochrome P450, with product MTGTNPPSPETAFPFPHRDGLGPLPEFAFLRRELPCARIRLPSGDPAWLVTRYADVRTVLADPRFSRERATRGKQSPRMARVTTLPDSILAADPPIHTRLRRLVAPAFTVRRAEALRQDVARLVESLLDGLAAAEQPADLVPLFTRPLPLAVICDLLGTPRDHGDQLDAWCDALRNLTAVPDAAVSEAVEEMTDYLAGLIAAKRRHPGNDVLSVLISARDDADRLTHDELISFSLVLLAGGYGTTADRLAGMLHLLLDEPARYQRLRNAPDTIPRSVEELLRYAQTNVQANLRVVTEDLELAGVTLRAGDAVMAINSSANHDETVFDAPDQLLLDRTRNPHLAFGHGVHHCVGAQLARVQLQEALAGLCRRFPALRAAASPVWKTGLKTRAPRTLPVTW